A segment of the Oscillospiraceae bacterium genome:
GTATTGGAAAAAGCAATCAATTCATAAGAGCGCTGTCGTAGATGAAGAATTGGTTTTTACCCGCGTGTTTGGCCTCGTACATGGCGCGGTCCGCATTTTTATATAAGTCGTCATAAGTGCCTTGGCCGTTTTCGGAAAATGCAAGACCCAAACTTGCTGAGATCGTACGGGTTTTTCCGTCGTGGGTATAAGTTCGGTTGAGCAGTTCAACCACCTGTCCGGCCTTAAATTCCATCCACTCTTTGCTCGGAACACTGGGCAGAAATACGATGAATTCGTCGCCGCCGAGTCGTGAAATATAGTCGGTGGAACGGAAAACCCCTTTGAGGGCTGAGGCTACATCGGTTAAAATTTTGTCACCGTACTGGTGCCCGAAGGTGTCGTTAATCTGTTTGAAATTATCGATGTCAAAATACATCATTGCCGAGAGTATGTGGCGTTGATTGAGATGATTATAGATTCGTTTTTCAATGGCACCGCGTGTATAAAGATCGGTTAATGCGTCGGTTTCGGAGAGATGTTCAAGCCGGTTGCGGGTGATGATTTCTTCGATTTTGGTGTTCGTATAATGCCGCCCGGCAAAAAATCCGACCACATAGAAAGTCAGGCAGTTGACACACTCGAGAACCGCGATATCGTGGGATTTGGTTTCTAAGGAGGCAACGCAAAATACGGTTACGGGCAGCAGGGAAATCAAAGC
Coding sequences within it:
- a CDS encoding GGDEF domain-containing protein → MKLIQKLVKSFWFGNYDADTFLDLHKEITDTNLFLMKRVSMAFVFITALPFIFALLIESLSGALVLYASLVIVSLLAQIVCRLYLPKHPRMVITIYQLFYFSLMSLAIILGITFQPDTPSVVICVLLAIMPIFMLDKPGKIALISLLPVTVFCVASLETKSHDIAVLECVNCLTFYVVGFFAGRHYTNTKIEEIITRNRLEHLSETDALTDLYTRGAIEKRIYNHLNQRHILSAMMYFDIDNFKQINDTFGHQYGDKILTDVASALKGVFRSTDYISRLGGDEFIVFLPSVPSKEWMEFKAGQVVELLNRTYTHDGKTRTISASLGLAFSENGQGTYDDLYKNADRAMYEAKHAGKNQFFIYDSALMN